In Rhizobiales bacterium NRL2, a genomic segment contains:
- a CDS encoding cyclase, protein MGRQIVDISMPLENDVVSDPQPFGPKITYVDHQMSLAQMLPFFPGLKPEDLPGGEAWAVERVELITHNGTHLDAPYHFASTMNRGERAITIDEVPLDWFMQPGVKLDFRHFGDGYVVTAADVEAELQRIGHELQPLDIVVVNTAAGGAYGSDRYVETGCGMGYEATMYLLERGVRVTGTDAWSWDAPFVYTAEKYAAENDPSVIWEGHKAGRDIGYCHLEKLHNLEALPGKGFTICCFPVKIKAASAGWTRAVAILDG, encoded by the coding sequence ATGGGCCGCCAGATTGTCGATATTTCCATGCCGCTGGAGAACGACGTCGTCTCTGACCCGCAGCCCTTCGGGCCGAAGATCACCTATGTCGACCACCAGATGTCGCTGGCCCAGATGCTGCCCTTCTTCCCCGGCCTGAAGCCGGAAGACCTGCCCGGCGGCGAGGCCTGGGCGGTGGAGCGGGTGGAACTGATCACCCACAACGGCACCCATCTGGACGCGCCCTATCATTTCGCCTCGACCATGAACCGCGGCGAGCGCGCCATCACCATCGACGAGGTGCCGCTGGACTGGTTCATGCAGCCCGGGGTGAAGCTGGACTTCCGTCATTTCGGCGACGGCTATGTCGTCACCGCCGCCGACGTCGAGGCCGAGCTGCAGCGCATCGGCCACGAACTGCAGCCCCTCGACATCGTCGTGGTCAACACCGCCGCAGGCGGCGCCTATGGCTCCGACCGCTATGTCGAGACCGGCTGCGGCATGGGCTACGAGGCGACCATGTACCTGCTGGAGCGCGGCGTGCGCGTCACCGGTACCGATGCCTGGTCGTGGGACGCGCCCTTCGTCTACACGGCGGAGAAATACGCCGCCGAGAACGACCCGTCGGTAATCTGGGAGGGCCACAAGGCCGGCCGCGACATCGGCTACTGCCACCTCGAAAAGCTGCACAATCTGGAGGCGCTGCCCGGGAAAGGCTTCACGATCTGCTGCTTCCCGGTGAAGATCAAGGCGGCCTCGGCCGGCTGGACGCGCGCGGTCGCCATCCTCGACGGCTGA
- a CDS encoding response regulator: MAENALIYVVDDDDLFRESVAQNLADAGFEVAVFPDGPEALEGLESEPLPQLILLDWKMPKMNGIEVLKQYRARGGDIPVIFLTVLSDQIYEEAALIGGAVDFIEKSRSFSILRRRIDLIVDGRRGGAEEEAPEDQPQRIGELTLDPESARAAWRGRRVDLTIAEFAIVSHLASRAGRDCRYREIYDLVRGEGFHAGAGEDGYRTNVRSMIKRIRRKFESIDPDFEEIENYPGFGYRWRRD; the protein is encoded by the coding sequence ATGGCTGAGAACGCGCTGATCTACGTCGTCGACGACGACGATCTGTTCCGTGAGTCCGTGGCGCAGAACCTGGCCGACGCCGGCTTCGAGGTCGCCGTCTTTCCCGACGGCCCGGAGGCCCTCGAAGGCCTGGAGAGCGAACCCCTGCCGCAGCTCATCCTGCTGGACTGGAAGATGCCGAAGATGAATGGCATCGAGGTGCTGAAACAGTACCGCGCCCGGGGCGGCGACATCCCGGTGATCTTCCTGACGGTGCTGAGCGACCAGATCTACGAGGAGGCGGCGCTGATCGGCGGCGCCGTCGACTTCATCGAGAAATCGCGCAGCTTCTCCATCCTGCGCCGGCGCATCGACCTGATCGTGGACGGCCGCCGCGGCGGCGCGGAGGAGGAGGCGCCCGAGGACCAGCCGCAGCGGATCGGCGAGCTGACGCTGGATCCCGAATCCGCGCGCGCCGCCTGGCGCGGCCGGCGCGTCGACCTGACCATCGCCGAGTTCGCCATCGTCAGCCATCTGGCGTCCCGGGCGGGGCGCGACTGCCGCTATCGCGAGATCTACGACCTCGTGCGCGGCGAGGGATTCCACGCCGGCGCCGGCGAGGACGGCTATCGCACCAATGTCCGCTCGATGATCAAGCGCATCCGGCGCAAGTTCGAATCGATCGACCCCGATTTCGAGGAGATCGAGAACTATCCGGGATTCGGCTATCGCTGGCGAAGGGACTAA
- a CDS encoding peptidase T4: MAKPGARNLITDVPGLTVGNAEDARALTGVTVVLPERPAVAAADVRGGGPGTREIQVMDPANLVDVVHAICLSGGSAFGLDAAGGVMARLATRGVGFPVAGQVVPIVPAAILFDLPLGDKNWGEDPPYRELGKQAVENAGAGFALGNAGAGMGATAGPLKGGLGSASLVLDDGITVGALVAANPTGHTVMADGRTFWAWALERDGEFGGNPPPGRGAADDPGAVTSAAGANTTIAVVATDAKLNQGQAQRMAIMAQDGLARAIRPVHTPFDGDTVFALSVGERPVGGPADIARIGQAAADCLARAVARAVWLAEDAGGVRCYRSTRG, from the coding sequence ATGGCGAAACCGGGGGCGCGGAACCTGATCACGGACGTGCCGGGCCTGACGGTGGGCAACGCCGAAGACGCCCGGGCGCTGACGGGGGTGACCGTGGTGCTGCCGGAGCGGCCGGCGGTGGCCGCGGCCGACGTGCGCGGCGGCGGCCCCGGCACGCGGGAGATCCAGGTCATGGACCCGGCGAACCTGGTCGACGTGGTTCACGCCATCTGCCTGTCGGGCGGTTCGGCCTTCGGCCTCGACGCCGCCGGCGGGGTCATGGCGCGTCTGGCGACGCGCGGCGTCGGTTTCCCCGTCGCCGGCCAAGTGGTCCCCATCGTGCCGGCGGCGATCCTGTTCGACCTGCCGCTCGGCGACAAGAACTGGGGCGAGGATCCGCCCTACCGCGAGCTGGGCAAGCAGGCGGTCGAGAACGCCGGGGCCGGTTTCGCGCTGGGCAATGCCGGCGCCGGCATGGGGGCCACCGCCGGGCCGCTGAAGGGCGGGCTGGGCAGCGCCTCGCTCGTCCTGGACGACGGGATCACGGTGGGCGCGCTGGTCGCGGCCAACCCGACCGGCCACACGGTGATGGCCGACGGGCGCACATTCTGGGCCTGGGCGCTGGAGCGCGACGGCGAGTTCGGCGGCAATCCGCCGCCCGGGCGCGGCGCGGCCGACGATCCGGGCGCGGTGACCTCGGCCGCCGGGGCCAATACCACCATCGCCGTGGTGGCGACCGACGCGAAGCTGAACCAGGGCCAGGCGCAGCGCATGGCGATCATGGCGCAGGACGGCCTCGCCCGCGCCATCCGCCCGGTGCACACGCCCTTCGACGGCGATACGGTCTTCGCGCTGTCGGTGGGCGAGCGCCCGGTCGGCGGGCCGGCGGACATCGCCCGCATCGGCCAGGCCGCCGCCGACTGCCTCGCCCGCGCCGTGGCCCGCGCCGTCTGGCTGGCCGAGGACGCCGGCGGCGTGCGCTGCTACCGCTCCACGCGAGGCTGA
- a CDS encoding acyl-CoA synthetase (activates fatty acids by binding to coenzyme A), with translation MHPGVQAAERPDKPAFIMASTGEEVTYDMLNRRSNQGAHFFRSIGLQHGDAIAICMENNRHFLEICWAAHRAGLYYACTSSYLTAPEVAYIVNDCNAQLFLSSAYKADVAKDVPALTPAVKTCMMVGEPIDGFGSWDEAIAGMPETPIADEWEGHDMLYSSGTTGRPKGIKIDMEDRKLGEVRPSMQAIMALYGVGPETTYLSPAPLYHAAPLRYNMLMTRIGATSIIMERFDPERALQLIEKYRCTHSQWVPTMFVRFMKLPEEVRAKYDVSSMKVAIHAAAPCPVEVKQAMMKWWGPVIYEYYAGTEGSGYVAADPQEWLAHPGTVGRPIVGEIRIVDQDNPEIELPRGEIGQIYFANGPAFSYHNDPKKTAESRNARGWSTLGDIGYLDEDGFLYLTDRKAFMIISGGVNIYPQEIEDRLILHPDVMDAAVVGVPDPEFGEAVKGVVQLREPGHASDGMADKLIRWCRQELSAIKTPKSIDFMDELPRHPNGKLYKRLLKDRYWGNKESRIV, from the coding sequence ATGCATCCAGGCGTCCAGGCGGCGGAAAGGCCCGACAAGCCGGCCTTCATCATGGCCTCGACCGGCGAGGAAGTGACCTACGACATGCTGAACCGGCGCTCGAACCAGGGCGCGCACTTCTTCCGCTCCATCGGCCTGCAGCACGGCGACGCGATCGCGATCTGCATGGAGAACAACCGCCACTTCCTGGAGATCTGCTGGGCCGCGCACCGCGCCGGGCTCTACTACGCCTGCACGTCGAGCTATCTGACCGCGCCGGAGGTGGCCTACATCGTCAACGACTGCAACGCGCAGCTTTTCCTCTCGTCGGCCTACAAGGCCGATGTGGCGAAGGACGTGCCCGCGCTGACCCCGGCGGTGAAGACCTGCATGATGGTGGGCGAGCCGATCGACGGGTTCGGGAGCTGGGACGAGGCCATCGCCGGCATGCCCGAGACGCCGATCGCCGACGAGTGGGAAGGCCACGACATGCTCTACTCGTCCGGCACGACGGGCCGGCCCAAGGGCATCAAGATCGACATGGAGGACCGCAAGCTGGGCGAGGTGCGCCCGTCCATGCAGGCGATCATGGCACTCTACGGCGTCGGGCCGGAGACGACCTATCTCTCGCCGGCGCCGCTCTATCACGCGGCGCCCTTGCGCTACAACATGCTGATGACCCGCATCGGCGCGACCTCCATCATCATGGAGCGCTTCGATCCCGAGCGCGCGCTGCAGCTGATCGAGAAATACCGCTGCACCCACAGCCAGTGGGTGCCGACCATGTTCGTGCGCTTCATGAAGCTGCCCGAGGAAGTGCGGGCGAAATACGACGTCTCCTCCATGAAGGTTGCCATCCACGCCGCCGCGCCCTGTCCCGTCGAGGTCAAGCAGGCGATGATGAAATGGTGGGGGCCGGTCATCTACGAGTACTATGCCGGCACCGAGGGCTCGGGTTATGTCGCCGCCGACCCGCAGGAATGGCTCGCCCATCCGGGCACCGTCGGCCGCCCCATCGTCGGCGAGATCAGGATCGTCGACCAGGACAATCCCGAGATCGAGCTGCCCCGGGGCGAGATCGGCCAGATCTACTTCGCCAACGGGCCGGCCTTCAGCTACCACAACGATCCGAAGAAGACTGCGGAGAGCCGCAACGCCAGGGGCTGGTCGACGCTGGGCGACATCGGCTATCTCGACGAGGATGGCTTCCTCTACCTCACCGACCGCAAGGCCTTCATGATCATTTCCGGCGGGGTGAACATCTATCCCCAGGAGATCGAGGACCGGCTGATCCTGCACCCCGACGTGATGGACGCGGCCGTGGTCGGCGTGCCCGACCCGGAATTCGGCGAGGCGGTGAAGGGCGTGGTGCAGCTCAGGGAGCCGGGCCATGCTTCGGACGGGATGGCCGACAAGCTGATCCGGTGGTGCCGGCAGGAACTCAGCGCCATCAAGACGCCAAAATCCATCGACTTCATGGACGAACTGCCCCGGCACCCCAATGGCAAGCTCTACAAGCGCCTGCTCAAGGACCGCTACTGGGGCAACAAGGAAAGCCGGATCGTCTGA
- a CDS encoding 2-hydroxychromene-2-carboxylate isomerase, whose amino-acid sequence MARLEVYFDCSSPWTYLCIAKVGDIARARGAELIWRPILVGGVFNQVNQQVYENRANPEHPKYRYMRKDLMDWARYHGVAINWPTIFPVNAVKPMRACIAALDDGQAEPFALEICDAYWGRDLDIARDDVIAGCAKAVGLDADSIVARANDQGIKDRLKQYTQEVVDRGGFGSPTMFVDGDDMYFGQDRLPLLDARLKA is encoded by the coding sequence ATGGCTCGACTCGAGGTCTATTTCGACTGCTCGTCGCCCTGGACCTATCTCTGCATCGCGAAGGTGGGCGACATCGCCCGCGCGCGGGGTGCGGAGCTGATCTGGCGGCCGATCCTGGTCGGCGGGGTCTTCAACCAGGTCAACCAGCAGGTCTACGAGAACCGGGCCAACCCGGAACACCCGAAATACCGCTACATGCGCAAGGACCTCATGGACTGGGCGCGCTATCACGGCGTCGCCATCAACTGGCCCACCATCTTCCCGGTCAACGCGGTGAAGCCCATGCGCGCCTGCATCGCCGCGCTGGACGACGGCCAGGCCGAGCCCTTCGCGCTGGAGATCTGCGACGCTTACTGGGGCCGCGACCTGGACATCGCCCGGGACGATGTCATCGCCGGCTGCGCGAAGGCGGTCGGGCTCGACGCGGATTCGATCGTCGCCCGCGCGAACGATCAGGGCATCAAGGACCGGCTGAAACAGTACACTCAGGAAGTCGTCGACCGCGGCGGCTTCGGCTCGCCCACCATGTTCGTCGACGGCGACGACATGTATTTCGGCCAGGACCGCCTGCCGCTGCTCGACGCGCGGCTGAAGGCGTAG
- a CDS encoding S-(hydroxymethyl)glutathione dehydrogenase/class III alcohol dehydrogenase, translating into MDTRAALAVEAGKPLEITTVQLEGPKEGEVLVEVKATGICHTDEFTLSGADPEGLFPAILGHEGAGVVVDVGPGVTTLKKGDHVIPLYTPECRQCEYCVSGKTNLCQAIRTTQGQGLMPDGTSRFSLNGERVFHYMGTSTFANFTVVPEIALAKIREDAPFEKVCYIGCGVTTGIGAVINTAKVEPGANCAVFGLGGIGLNVIQGLRMVGADRIIGVDLNPEREAIGRHFGMTHFVNPNEVGRDKVVEAVIDLTKGGADYSFECIGNTEVMRQALECCHKGWGESVIIGVAGAGQEIATRPFQLVTGRVWRGTAFGGAKGRTDVPRIVDWYMEGKINIDDLITHVLPFEQINEGFDLMHAGESIRTVVTY; encoded by the coding sequence ATGGACACACGCGCGGCGCTGGCTGTGGAGGCGGGCAAGCCCCTGGAGATCACGACGGTTCAGCTCGAAGGGCCGAAGGAAGGCGAGGTTCTGGTCGAGGTCAAGGCGACCGGCATCTGCCATACCGACGAGTTCACGCTCTCCGGCGCCGACCCGGAGGGCCTGTTTCCGGCGATTCTTGGCCATGAGGGCGCGGGCGTCGTGGTCGATGTCGGTCCCGGCGTGACGACGCTGAAGAAGGGCGACCACGTCATCCCGCTCTACACGCCCGAATGCCGCCAGTGCGAGTACTGCGTCTCGGGCAAGACCAATCTCTGCCAGGCGATCCGCACGACCCAGGGCCAGGGCCTGATGCCCGACGGCACCAGCCGCTTCTCCCTGAACGGGGAGCGGGTGTTCCACTACATGGGCACGTCGACCTTCGCCAACTTCACCGTGGTGCCGGAGATCGCGCTGGCGAAGATCCGCGAGGACGCGCCCTTCGAGAAGGTCTGCTACATCGGCTGCGGGGTCACCACCGGCATCGGCGCGGTGATCAACACGGCGAAGGTGGAGCCCGGCGCGAACTGCGCCGTCTTCGGCCTGGGCGGCATCGGCCTCAATGTCATCCAGGGCCTGCGCATGGTGGGCGCCGACCGCATTATCGGCGTGGACCTGAACCCGGAGCGGGAGGCGATCGGCCGGCATTTCGGCATGACCCACTTCGTCAATCCCAACGAGGTCGGCCGCGACAAGGTGGTCGAGGCGGTCATCGATCTGACGAAGGGCGGCGCCGACTACAGCTTCGAATGCATCGGCAATACGGAGGTGATGCGCCAGGCGCTGGAATGCTGCCACAAGGGCTGGGGCGAGAGCGTCATCATCGGCGTCGCCGGCGCGGGCCAGGAGATCGCGACGCGGCCCTTCCAGCTGGTCACCGGCCGGGTCTGGCGCGGCACGGCCTTCGGCGGCGCCAAGGGCCGCACCGACGTGCCGCGGATCGTCGACTGGTACATGGAGGGCAAGATCAACATCGACGACCTGATCACGCACGTCCTGCCCTTCGAGCAGATCAACGAGGGCTTCGACCTGATGCACGCCGGCGAGTCGATCCGCACGGTGGTGACCTACTGA
- a CDS encoding acyl-CoA dehydrogenase, which yields MEFGLSEDQRLLQESVGRFLGTAAALERVRLAADGDASVRAEIAAGLDELGLAGIMVPEAHGGEGLGLLEAALMQEQLGRHAAPAGFMAQAALAAIALQDAGSEAQQAEWLPKLASGEARFGIAVSEAAGARERAGVTAGPAGLTGKALFALEPDTATHFITADRDRGLHLVARDAAGLSVNPMPTIDRTRPVAELVFEGVAGEALTGGNDASAATRRMVAAGRVLLAADSLGAAERMIEKAVDYAKEREQFGRTIGSFQAVKHMCAEMAARLEPCRSLIWYAAHAAEAEPDEFPLMAALAKSHMAEVGTFVARTATEVHGGMGFTDLMGLHYWFKRIGLNRQLLGGPEAVRADAARLQGFDRAAG from the coding sequence ATGGAGTTCGGACTGTCGGAGGACCAGCGCCTGCTGCAGGAGAGCGTCGGCCGCTTTCTGGGCACGGCGGCGGCGCTGGAACGCGTGCGGCTGGCCGCGGACGGCGACGCTTCGGTGCGCGCCGAGATCGCCGCGGGACTGGATGAGCTCGGACTGGCCGGGATCATGGTCCCCGAAGCCCATGGCGGCGAGGGGCTTGGCCTGCTGGAGGCGGCGCTGATGCAGGAGCAGCTGGGCCGCCACGCCGCGCCCGCCGGCTTCATGGCGCAGGCCGCGCTGGCCGCCATCGCGCTGCAGGACGCCGGGAGCGAGGCGCAGCAGGCCGAGTGGCTGCCGAAGCTGGCTTCGGGCGAGGCGCGCTTCGGCATCGCGGTCTCGGAAGCCGCCGGCGCGCGGGAAAGGGCGGGCGTCACGGCGGGACCGGCAGGGCTCACCGGCAAGGCACTCTTCGCCCTGGAGCCCGATACGGCCACCCACTTCATCACCGCCGACCGGGACCGCGGCCTGCATCTCGTCGCCCGCGACGCCGCCGGGCTTTCGGTCAATCCCATGCCCACCATCGACCGCACGCGGCCCGTGGCGGAGCTGGTCTTCGAGGGCGTCGCCGGGGAAGCGCTCACGGGCGGCAATGACGCGTCCGCCGCCACGCGGCGCATGGTCGCCGCCGGCCGCGTGCTGCTCGCCGCCGACAGCCTCGGCGCGGCGGAACGCATGATCGAGAAGGCGGTGGACTACGCGAAGGAGCGCGAGCAGTTCGGGCGCACCATCGGCTCCTTCCAGGCGGTCAAGCACATGTGCGCGGAAATGGCGGCCCGGCTGGAGCCCTGCCGCTCGCTGATCTGGTACGCCGCCCATGCGGCCGAAGCCGAACCGGACGAATTCCCGCTGATGGCGGCGCTGGCCAAGTCGCACATGGCCGAGGTCGGGACCTTCGTCGCCCGCACCGCCACCGAGGTGCATGGCGGCATGGGGTTCACCGACCTGATGGGCCTGCACTACTGGTTCAAGCGCATCGGGCTGAACCGCCAGCTGCTGGGCGGCCCCGAGGCCGTGCGCGCCGACGCCGCGCGCCTGCAGGGCTTCGACCGCGCCGCGGGGTAG
- a CDS encoding murein biosynthesis integral membrane protein MurJ has product MADSGSGRLMRAAATVGGFTMISRITGFARDILIAAIVGAGPIGDAFFVAFKLPNFFRRLFAEGAFNAAFVPLFSGRLAREGREAARLFAEDTAAVLLTVLFLLVAALQMAMPVAMIALAPGFTDDPATFDLAVELTRITFPYLLFISLVSLFQGVLNSTGRFAAAAATPILLNLCLIAALLLLVEHVPTAGHALAIGVFVAGAVQFLWLLHALHRAGLALRLPRPRLTPGVKRVVSLMAPAALGAGVVQINLVIDIILASTLPEGSISYLFYADRISQLPIGVVGVAVGTALLPLLSRQAASGQLDDARLSLNRAIEFALLLSVPAAAACLMIPSVLVGTLFERGAFSPADTAATAWALSAYAWGLPAYVMVKVLGPAFFAREDTSTPVKIAVAAVAVNVVLNLILMGPMLHAGLALATAIASWLNTALLAYFAWRRGWLKPDRRLLWAIPKMFAAALVMAAGLLFGAIALDVHLPGGEFWRALSLAILVAGAVAVYFGLGWILRLVRPSDLGGLARGR; this is encoded by the coding sequence ATGGCAGATTCGGGATCAGGCCGGCTGATGCGCGCGGCCGCCACGGTGGGCGGCTTCACCATGATCAGCCGCATCACCGGCTTCGCGCGCGACATCCTGATCGCCGCGATCGTCGGCGCAGGCCCCATTGGCGACGCCTTCTTCGTCGCCTTCAAGCTGCCCAACTTCTTCCGCCGCCTGTTCGCCGAGGGCGCATTCAACGCCGCCTTCGTGCCGCTGTTCTCGGGTCGGCTGGCGCGGGAGGGGCGGGAGGCGGCGCGGCTGTTCGCCGAAGACACCGCGGCGGTGCTGCTGACGGTGCTGTTCCTGCTGGTGGCGGCGCTGCAGATGGCAATGCCGGTAGCGATGATCGCCCTGGCGCCCGGCTTCACCGACGATCCGGCGACCTTCGACCTGGCGGTCGAGCTGACCCGGATCACCTTTCCCTATCTGCTGTTCATCAGCCTGGTCTCGCTCTTCCAGGGCGTGCTGAACAGCACCGGCCGCTTCGCCGCCGCCGCGGCGACGCCGATCCTGCTCAATCTCTGCCTGATCGCGGCGCTGCTTCTGCTGGTGGAACACGTGCCGACGGCGGGCCACGCGCTCGCCATCGGGGTCTTCGTGGCCGGCGCGGTACAGTTTCTCTGGCTGCTCCACGCGCTGCACCGGGCGGGCCTGGCGCTGAGGCTGCCCCGGCCCCGGCTGACGCCGGGCGTGAAGCGGGTCGTCTCTCTGATGGCGCCCGCGGCGCTGGGCGCGGGCGTGGTGCAGATCAACCTGGTGATCGACATCATCCTCGCCTCGACCCTGCCAGAGGGCTCGATCTCGTACCTGTTCTACGCCGACCGCATCAGCCAGTTGCCGATCGGGGTGGTCGGCGTCGCCGTCGGCACCGCGCTGCTGCCGCTGCTCTCCCGCCAGGCGGCTTCGGGGCAGCTGGACGACGCCCGGCTCAGCCTCAACCGCGCCATCGAGTTCGCCCTGCTGCTCTCGGTTCCCGCCGCCGCCGCCTGCCTGATGATCCCGTCGGTGCTGGTGGGTACGCTGTTCGAGCGCGGCGCCTTCAGCCCCGCCGACACCGCGGCCACGGCCTGGGCGCTCTCGGCCTATGCCTGGGGCCTGCCGGCCTATGTCATGGTGAAGGTGCTGGGCCCGGCCTTCTTTGCCCGTGAGGACACATCGACGCCGGTGAAGATCGCCGTCGCCGCGGTCGCCGTGAACGTGGTGCTGAACCTGATCCTGATGGGACCGATGCTGCACGCCGGCCTGGCGCTGGCCACTGCCATCGCCTCCTGGCTCAACACCGCCTTGCTGGCGTATTTCGCCTGGCGGCGCGGCTGGCTGAAGCCCGACCGGCGGCTGTTGTGGGCGATCCCGAAGATGTTCGCCGCGGCACTGGTCATGGCGGCGGGGCTGCTGTTCGGCGCCATCGCG